Sequence from the Sphingomonas sp. SORGH_AS_0950 genome:
CCTCCTGCCCCTGCCACCGCATCCTCGCTCCCCAACCTCGTTCGCTCAGGCTGAACGGGGGGATGGGCGTAGGAGGCGGGTTTTCCGGGAAGCCATCGGCCACGAAAACCAACGCCCGTTCGCGCTGGGCGAAGTCGAAGCGCACGCCCTGCGCTCACAACCAAATCGGCAATGTCTATGCTGAAAACAAAAGCGCCATCCCGAAGGATGGCGCGAGTGACGGGGCTCGAACCCGCGACCTCCGGCGTGACAGGCCGGCGCTCTAACCAACTGAGCTACACCCGCTTGAAAGCCATGGGATACCAACCGAAATCGGCATCGGCCCCTAGTGGGGATTTCGATATTTTCAGCCATTCTCCGAGGAGAGTGGCGCGAGTGACGGGGCTCGAACCCGCGACCTCCGGCGTGACAGGCCGGCGCTCTAACCAACTGAGCTACACCCGCTGAAAGCGTCGAGGCGCGCCAACTAGGCGAGCGTTTCGGACCTGTCAACGCATCATTTCATTTTTCTTGCGGAACGTCCGCCGGGTCGCTGTCGCGGTCGAGATGGGTGAGCGTTCCATGCTCGAACAGGAAGCCCGCAATGTCGGGTTTGCCCGCCGCCTTGAGCACGGTCTGGAGGATGATGAGCAGCGGCACCGCCAGCAGCGCGCCCAGCGTCCCCCACACCCATCCCCAGAAGCTGAGCGAGACGAGGATCAGGATCGGACTGATGGTCAGGCGGTGCCCGACGATCAGCGGGGTGATCAAATTCGCCTCCACCAGATGCATGCCGTACATGATCGCAGGGGGCGCCAGCGCGACCCAGATGTCGCTGAACGTCATCAGCCCGCCCACCGCCAGCAGCAGCGCGCCGATCACCGGTCCGAAATAGGGGATATAGTTGAGCAGCGCGACGATACCGCCCCACATCAGCGGATAGGGCATGCCGAACAGCGACAGCGCCCCCGCCACCGCACCGCCCAGCGCCAGGTTGATGATGGTGATGGTGCCCAGATAGGCCGACACGTCGTCGACCACGTCCTGGATCACCCGCGCGGTGGCCATCGCGCCGTCGAAGCTCGTCCGCCCGCGAATCGTCTCGCGCCGCATCCGGGTCCAGCCCGACAGGACGAAGAAGACGACGAGGACGCCGAAGAGAAACTGGACGATCAGCCCCGGCGCGGAGGTCGCCGCCAGTTCCAGGATCGAGCTGGGCGGCGAGACGGCCGCCGTCTGCGCCTGGCGGATCGGGGTCGTGGCGACCTGCCGCAGCGCCTTGTTCACATAGCGTTC
This genomic interval carries:
- a CDS encoding AI-2E family transporter; protein product: MGQRDAVRIAMRRDRLLAGLTLTAGAGFILALPFALKEGAEFFLPLTTALVIAIALVPILEWLERRRVPSPLAALLCVLLFLVVANIALAAIVVPATDFFRLLPSRIGRIQDNLAPLLDLYSSLERYVNKALRQVATTPIRQAQTAAVSPPSSILELAATSAPGLIVQFLFGVLVVFFVLSGWTRMRRETIRGRTSFDGAMATARVIQDVVDDVSAYLGTITIINLALGGAVAGALSLFGMPYPLMWGGIVALLNYIPYFGPVIGALLLAVGGLMTFSDIWVALAPPAIMYGMHLVEANLITPLIVGHRLTISPILILVSLSFWGWVWGTLGALLAVPLLIILQTVLKAAGKPDIAGFLFEHGTLTHLDRDSDPADVPQEK